In Microbacterium maritypicum, the following are encoded in one genomic region:
- a CDS encoding citrate synthase, whose product MSAAAEQTAKLTIGDTTAEFPVLRGTAGHDSIDFSTLTRQTGYTGLDYGFVNTASTKSDITFIDGDKGILRYRGYPIEQLAGSTSYLEVAWLLIYGELPSASELAEFDEKIRRHTLLHEDLKRFFSALPHTAHPMSVLSSAVAALSTYYEGQTDPHNPEHVELNMVRMLAKLPVIAAYAHKKSVGQAFLYPDNSLSFVDNFLKLNFGVHSEEYEVNPVMSKALELLLILHEDHEQNASTSTVRLVGSTGANQFASVSAGIQALSGPLHGGANEAVLTMLGQIRDSGQSVSRFVERVKNKEEGVKLMGFGHRVYKNYDPRAKLVKDAADEVLSSLGVTDPLLDLAKELEELALADDYFRERRLYPNVDFYTGVIYKAMGFPTRMFTVLFAIGRLPGWLAQWRELQLDPQTKIGRPQQLYTGSPERSFPTR is encoded by the coding sequence GTGAGCGCAGCGGCAGAGCAGACGGCGAAGCTGACGATCGGCGATACGACCGCCGAATTCCCGGTATTGCGCGGTACGGCCGGCCACGACAGCATCGACTTCTCGACGCTGACCCGGCAGACCGGCTACACCGGCCTCGACTACGGTTTCGTCAACACGGCGTCCACCAAGTCCGACATCACGTTCATCGACGGCGACAAGGGCATCCTGCGCTACCGCGGATATCCCATCGAGCAGCTGGCCGGATCGACGAGCTACCTCGAGGTCGCCTGGCTCCTCATCTACGGGGAACTGCCCTCGGCTTCCGAGCTCGCGGAGTTCGACGAGAAGATCCGTCGCCACACGCTGCTGCACGAAGACCTCAAGCGCTTCTTCTCGGCTCTGCCGCACACGGCGCACCCGATGTCGGTGCTCTCGTCGGCGGTCGCCGCCCTCTCGACGTACTACGAGGGGCAGACCGACCCGCACAACCCCGAGCATGTCGAGCTGAACATGGTGCGCATGCTCGCCAAGCTGCCCGTGATCGCGGCCTATGCGCATAAGAAGAGCGTCGGCCAGGCCTTCCTGTACCCTGACAACTCGCTGAGCTTCGTGGACAACTTCCTCAAGCTCAACTTCGGCGTGCACAGCGAGGAGTACGAGGTCAACCCGGTCATGTCGAAGGCTCTCGAGCTTCTCCTAATCCTCCACGAAGACCACGAGCAGAACGCCTCCACCTCCACTGTCCGCCTGGTGGGCTCCACCGGCGCGAACCAGTTCGCCTCGGTCTCCGCCGGCATCCAGGCACTCTCCGGTCCGCTGCACGGCGGTGCCAATGAGGCCGTCCTGACCATGCTGGGTCAGATCCGCGACTCCGGCCAGAGCGTCTCGCGCTTCGTGGAGCGGGTGAAGAACAAGGAAGAGGGCGTGAAGCTGATGGGCTTCGGGCACCGCGTCTACAAGAACTACGACCCGCGGGCCAAGCTGGTCAAGGACGCCGCCGACGAGGTGCTCTCGTCGCTGGGCGTCACCGACCCGCTGCTCGACCTCGCGAAGGAGCTCGAGGAACTCGCCCTCGCCGACGACTACTTCCGTGAGCGTCGACTGTACCCGAACGTCGACTTCTACACCGGTGTCATCTACAAGGCGATGGGCTTCCCGACCCGGATGTTCACGGTGCTGTTCGCCATCGGCCGTCTGCCCGGCTGGCTGGCCCAGTGGCGCGAGCTGCAGCTCGACCCGCAGACCAAGATCGGCCGTCCGCAGCAGCTGTACACGGGGTCTCCTGAGCGGTCGTTCCCGACTCGCTGA
- the dapC gene encoding succinyldiaminopimelate transaminase, which yields MSVRDLADYPWDAVVPFRARAAEHPEGLVDLSVGSPVDPTPELIRRALAEATDAHAYPQTVGTPTLREAIVEWYARRRGVPDLRVDNVLPTIGSKELVALLPTLLGLGAGDVVVHPRVAYPTYEVGARVVGATPLPADDPAEWPEGTKLIWINTPGNPDGRTWTVDELAAAVRRARELGAVLASDECYAELGWDGIWATEPIPSILDPRVTGGSRANLLSVYSLSKQSNLAGYRAAFVAGCARVVGDLLTARKHLGLMPPAPVQHAMAVALGDDEHVAAQKELYRTRREALRPALEAAGFRIDGSEAGLYLWATEGRDAWESMGRLADLGILAGPGPFYGADSSQHVRLALTAPTERVREAARRLSASAL from the coding sequence GTGAGCGTCCGCGACCTCGCCGACTACCCGTGGGACGCCGTCGTCCCCTTCCGTGCGCGCGCCGCTGAGCATCCCGAGGGTCTCGTGGACCTCTCCGTGGGGTCGCCGGTGGATCCGACGCCCGAGCTCATCCGCCGTGCGCTGGCCGAGGCCACCGATGCGCACGCCTACCCGCAGACGGTCGGCACGCCGACGCTGCGCGAAGCCATCGTCGAGTGGTACGCGCGGCGCCGGGGAGTACCCGACCTCCGCGTCGACAACGTGTTGCCGACTATCGGCTCCAAGGAGCTTGTCGCGCTGCTGCCCACGCTCCTCGGACTCGGTGCGGGCGACGTCGTCGTGCATCCGCGAGTGGCGTACCCGACATACGAGGTCGGCGCCCGCGTGGTCGGCGCGACTCCGCTCCCGGCCGACGATCCCGCCGAGTGGCCGGAGGGCACCAAGCTCATCTGGATCAACACCCCGGGCAACCCCGACGGCCGGACCTGGACGGTCGACGAGCTCGCTGCAGCCGTGCGCCGTGCGCGCGAACTCGGAGCCGTCCTCGCGAGTGACGAATGCTACGCCGAGCTGGGCTGGGACGGAATCTGGGCGACGGAGCCGATCCCCTCGATCCTCGACCCTCGCGTGACCGGCGGTAGCAGGGCGAACCTGCTCAGCGTGTACTCGCTGAGCAAGCAGTCGAATCTCGCCGGCTATCGAGCCGCGTTCGTCGCCGGCTGCGCGCGCGTCGTCGGAGACCTGCTCACCGCACGCAAGCACCTCGGACTCATGCCGCCGGCGCCCGTGCAGCACGCCATGGCGGTCGCGCTCGGTGACGACGAGCATGTCGCCGCCCAGAAAGAGCTGTACCGCACCAGGCGAGAAGCACTGCGCCCCGCGCTGGAGGCCGCCGGATTCCGCATCGACGGTTCGGAGGCCGGACTGTATCTCTGGGCGACGGAGGGGCGCGATGCCTGGGAGTCGATGGGCCGCCTCGCCGACCTCGGCATCCTCGCCGGTCCTGGACCGTTCTACGGCGCGGACTCCTCGCAGCATGTACGCCTCGCGCTGACCGCTCCCACCGAGCGAGTGCGAGAAGCCGCGCGCCGGCTCAGCGCTTCGGCTCTGTAG
- the fdxA gene encoding ferredoxin: MTYVIALPCVDVKDRACIDECPVDCIYEGERSLYIHPDECVDCGACEPVCPVEAIYYEDDLPDEWQDYYKANVEFFDEIGSPGGAAKVGVYTFDHPIIAALPPQGE, encoded by the coding sequence GTGACGTATGTGATCGCCCTCCCGTGCGTCGATGTCAAGGATCGCGCCTGCATCGACGAGTGCCCCGTTGACTGCATCTACGAGGGGGAACGGTCGTTGTACATCCACCCCGACGAGTGCGTGGATTGCGGCGCCTGCGAGCCGGTGTGCCCGGTCGAGGCCATCTACTACGAAGACGACCTGCCCGACGAGTGGCAGGACTATTACAAGGCGAACGTCGAGTTCTTCGACGAGATCGGCTCGCCCGGAGGCGCCGCCAAGGTCGGCGTCTACACGTTCGACCACCCGATCATCGCCGCGCTCCCGCCCCAGGGCGAGTAG
- a CDS encoding AzlD domain-containing protein has translation MSLWSAILLAALICVALKAAGYLVPPKVLEAPRTARISDLLTVALLAALVAVQTLGDGQAITVDARVPALLVAGGLLWLRQSFLVVVAAAALVAALLRLFGLAS, from the coding sequence ATGAGCCTGTGGAGTGCGATCCTCCTCGCCGCGCTCATCTGTGTCGCGCTCAAAGCCGCCGGATACCTGGTGCCGCCCAAGGTCCTCGAAGCGCCTCGCACTGCTCGCATCTCCGACCTGCTGACCGTGGCGCTCCTGGCCGCACTCGTCGCGGTGCAGACCCTCGGCGACGGCCAGGCCATCACGGTGGACGCGCGCGTGCCCGCCCTGCTGGTCGCGGGAGGGCTCCTGTGGCTTCGGCAGTCGTTCCTCGTCGTCGTGGCAGCGGCCGCGCTCGTCGCGGCGCTCCTGCGGCTCTTCGGTCTCGCCTCCTGA
- a CDS encoding AzlC family ABC transporter permease: MTAEREVWREALGVVLATSAYGVSFGALAVASGLDVWQTCVLSLLMFTGGSQFAFIGVFTAGGLAALPSAVASAALLGVRNVAYGMRMSPIVGGGPVRKAAAAHFTIDESTAVAISQGDPRLRQVGFWVTGIGIFVGWNITTLVGALVGDVLGDPRTWGLDAAAAAAFLALLWPRLRQRQAIVVGVAAAVVAAAFTPFLMPGLPVLVAAVVAIAVGWFNWLGRRETPPEDHARVGTEGAP; this comes from the coding sequence ATGACCGCCGAGCGTGAGGTCTGGCGCGAGGCGCTCGGCGTCGTGCTCGCGACCAGCGCCTACGGCGTCTCCTTCGGAGCGTTGGCTGTCGCGTCCGGACTCGACGTCTGGCAGACGTGCGTCCTCAGCCTGCTGATGTTCACCGGAGGATCGCAGTTCGCGTTCATCGGCGTCTTCACCGCCGGAGGCCTCGCCGCTCTGCCCTCCGCGGTCGCGTCCGCCGCCCTCCTCGGCGTGCGCAACGTGGCCTACGGAATGCGCATGTCGCCGATCGTCGGCGGAGGGCCGGTGCGCAAGGCTGCCGCCGCGCACTTCACGATCGATGAGTCGACGGCCGTGGCGATCTCACAGGGCGACCCGCGGCTGCGTCAGGTGGGCTTCTGGGTGACCGGCATCGGCATCTTCGTGGGCTGGAACATCACGACTCTCGTCGGTGCGCTCGTCGGTGACGTGCTCGGCGACCCCCGGACCTGGGGTCTCGACGCTGCTGCTGCTGCCGCATTCCTCGCGCTGCTCTGGCCGCGGCTCCGGCAGCGGCAGGCCATCGTGGTGGGCGTGGCGGCTGCGGTGGTCGCTGCGGCGTTCACCCCCTTCCTCATGCCGGGTCTCCCGGTGCTCGTCGCGGCGGTCGTCGCGATCGCCGTCGGCTGGTTCAACTGGCTGGGCCGCCGCGAGACGCCGCCGGAGGATCACGCCCGCGTCGGAACGGAGGGGGCGCCATGA
- a CDS encoding helix-turn-helix domain-containing protein, whose protein sequence is MEDLRTRIARTLRREREAVGLSVSELARRAGVSKATVSQLESGAGNPSVETLWALGVALEVPFAVLVDQQSNAPTLIRADDLAGVPSSAAAYSATLLSASPPGARRDIYLIQAEPGDARRSDPHHPGTIEHVILVSGQALIGPVDEPVLLNPGDYLTYAGDAPHIFEATAVGTSAALISELR, encoded by the coding sequence ATGGAAGACCTTCGCACGCGCATCGCCCGCACTCTGCGCCGAGAACGAGAGGCCGTCGGCCTGTCGGTCTCGGAACTCGCGCGCCGCGCGGGTGTGTCCAAAGCGACCGTGTCGCAGCTCGAGAGCGGAGCGGGCAATCCCAGCGTCGAAACACTGTGGGCCCTCGGAGTGGCCCTCGAAGTGCCGTTCGCCGTCCTCGTCGACCAGCAGAGCAATGCGCCCACCCTGATCCGCGCCGACGACCTCGCCGGCGTCCCCTCCTCCGCGGCCGCCTACAGCGCGACACTGCTGTCGGCCAGCCCTCCCGGCGCGCGCCGCGACATCTACCTGATCCAGGCCGAACCGGGCGATGCTCGCCGCTCCGACCCGCACCACCCGGGCACCATCGAGCACGTCATCCTGGTCTCCGGCCAAGCACTGATCGGACCGGTCGACGAGCCGGTGCTCCTCAACCCCGGCGACTACCTGACATATGCCGGCGACGCCCCGCACATCTTCGAAGCGACAGCCGTCGGTACGAGCGCGGCGCTCATCTCCGAGCTCCGCTGA
- a CDS encoding phospholipase: protein MLQKTRALRRASDAASARAAVTARRPMAILGVTAATLVGITLSVGLASTSAAAAMSPAIAVAAPALSGAEPLAQITADASSTRVEARSAVAAAEAVSADVAASGLDVGVSTSVDTTELESGIDKLSDSEVTPLLLVGIVTDDVESELAKVVSDTEDLRAALTAAQEKRAAEEAAAAAAKAAAEHAAAERAAAAALASANTVEGAKASAQQQMSSRYGWGGDQFSCLDSLWTKESGWNYQAYNADGGATGIPQALPGSKMASAGADWQTSAATQIAWGLEYISAAYGTPCSAWSHSQAMNWY, encoded by the coding sequence ATGCTTCAGAAAACCCGTGCGCTTCGGCGTGCCTCGGACGCGGCGTCCGCCCGCGCCGCCGTCACCGCCCGCCGCCCGATGGCCATCCTCGGAGTGACCGCCGCCACCCTGGTCGGAATCACGCTCAGCGTGGGCCTGGCCTCCACCTCTGCCGCGGCCGCCATGAGCCCGGCCATCGCCGTCGCCGCGCCCGCACTGTCCGGTGCCGAGCCGCTGGCGCAGATCACCGCAGACGCTTCGTCTACGCGCGTGGAGGCCCGGAGCGCTGTCGCGGCCGCCGAGGCGGTGAGCGCCGACGTCGCAGCATCCGGCCTCGATGTGGGTGTCTCGACATCGGTCGACACGACCGAGCTCGAGAGCGGCATCGACAAGCTCTCCGACAGTGAGGTGACCCCGTTGCTCCTCGTGGGCATCGTCACCGACGACGTGGAGTCGGAGCTCGCGAAGGTCGTCTCGGACACGGAGGATCTGCGTGCCGCGCTCACCGCGGCACAGGAGAAGCGGGCTGCGGAGGAAGCCGCTGCAGCCGCGGCCAAGGCGGCGGCAGAGCATGCAGCTGCCGAGCGGGCGGCCGCCGCGGCGCTCGCGTCCGCCAACACCGTCGAGGGCGCGAAGGCCTCCGCGCAGCAGCAGATGTCGAGCCGGTACGGCTGGGGCGGGGATCAGTTCTCGTGCCTGGACTCCCTGTGGACCAAGGAGTCGGGCTGGAACTACCAGGCATACAACGCCGACGGCGGGGCTACCGGCATTCCGCAGGCGCTGCCCGGCAGCAAGATGGCATCGGCGGGAGCCGACTGGCAGACCAGCGCCGCCACGCAGATCGCCTGGGGCCTCGAGTACATCTCGGCGGCCTACGGAACCCCGTGCAGCGCCTGGTCGCACTCGCAGGCGATGAACTGGTACTGA